The following nucleotide sequence is from Borrelia sp. A-FGy1.
TAATAAATATCATCAAATTTATTTGAATATATAGTCTTACCTTTAAATATTAATTTATTCATTCATTATTCATTTAATCAATTAATCAACACCTTTTCTAATTTTTAAAATGTAAACTTTAAATATATTCCAGGTAAAAAGCCTTATTTTTTTAGAAGTAACTAAAGAGAAAAAAAATACCCAAAAACTTCAATTGCTTGATTAGAATAATATTTAATATCTTTTTGAATAAGCTTAAAATTTTTCTTGAGAGAAACTAAGATAAAAACTTAGTTTCTCAGTTTATTCTTCTATTATAGCTATAATCTCTTTTGCCTTTAAAATAAGGTGTTCCTTATCCTCAATCTTAACAGCAGCACCAGCATACTTTTCATAAAGCACAGTGTCTCCAACCTTAACCGTAATTTCTTCCTTGTTAGAGCCAATAGCTATAACTGTTCCAACATTTGTTTTCTCTTTTGCATTTTCTGGTATATATAATCCTGAGATTGTTTTACTCTCAGCTTCTTTTATCTTTATTAAAACTCTATCAGCTAAAGGTTTAATATTTTTCATCTAAAACATCTCCTTGATTTGATAATATAATATTACGAAAAAATGAAGTATTAAGTCAATATGTTTAGGCTATACTTGAAACTTATTCTAATTTTAAAGATAATTTTTGTAGTAAGATACAAATTTAGGTGGGGAAATAGATTGATAACAGTAAGTAATTTGGAAGTTGCATTTGGAGATAGAATTTTATTTAAAGAAGTTAATATTAAGTTTGCTCCTGGAAATTGTTATGGAATTATTGGGGCTAATGGTGCAGGCAAAAGTACTTTTTTGAAAGTTTTGGGAGGAACTATTGAGGCTAGCAAGGGTGATATTTTTATTCCTAAAGGGCAAAGAATGGCTGTACTTGAGCAAAATCAATTTGCTTATGATAATTTTAAGGTAATTGATACTGTTATAATGGGTCATAAGAAGCTTTATGCTATTCAAAAGGAAAAGAATGAAATTTATGAGAAGCTTGATTTTAGCGATGAAGATGGTATTAGAGCTGGAGAACTTGAGGCCGAATTTGCAGAACTTGGCGGTTATGAGGCTGAGTCCGAGGCTGCAATTCTTCTTAAAGGACTGGGTATAGAAGAATCAATTCATGGGAGCTTAATGAGAGATATTGAAGGAGCTTTAAAAGTAAGGATATTATTAGCCCAAGCTCTTTTCGGTGATCCTGATATACTACTTCTTGATGAGCCTACTA
It contains:
- the groES gene encoding co-chaperone GroES gives rise to the protein MKNIKPLADRVLIKIKEAESKTISGLYIPENAKEKTNVGTVIAIGSNKEEITVKVGDTVLYEKYAGAAVKIEDKEHLILKAKEIIAIIEE